From a region of the Pseudomonadota bacterium genome:
- the uvrA gene encoding excinuclease ABC subunit UvrA, with the protein MSGQLVVRGAREHNLKNIDLSLPRDRLVVITGPSGSGKSSLAFDTIFAEGQRRYVESLSAYARRFVGQLPRPDVDSIEGLSPAISVRQRPPSDNPRSTVGTATEIYDYLRLLFARVGQPHCPKCDRPITCFTVQQIVDRVLALPEGTRFSVQAPVLSRSRGDPAQKLDELRRQGFVRVTIDGQAFSLDEIPGNDLKRCHDLDVLVDRLSVKPGVRQRLTEAVELALNVANDVVRIAPAGLASMTMSAKLACIPCGEVVPELSPRSFSFNSPAGACPDCSGLGVQLHFDPALIVPDPTLSLQDGAIAPWGPANGIAYRRMLKRLITAYGVDAAVPWQSLDERLRNRILHGDVQQSGRGGHPGVIAELSRRGRRHELGQAGLEGRDDAPAALHACARTEVCRACAGARLRPEALHVRVAGKSIADLAGANLAEALQSLASIELGPRAAAMAQQPLDAVITRLRLLVDLGLSYLSLDRPTATLSSGEAERSRLVTQLGSGLVGVLYVLDEPSIGLHARDHARLLQALANLRDRGNTVLVVEHDEDTILAADWIADMGPGAGRQGGRLVAAGTPDQIAHDPQSPTGQYLAGRKRVDCIAQEERRHKGWLTIDNASIHNLKEPRVKLPLGALCCVTGVSGSGKSSLVMDTLLPLARERLHNARAAPGGAVIRGLEGLDRVVHVDQRPIGRTPRSNPATYTGVLTALREVFAALPEARARGYTPGRFSFNAKGGRCEACQGDGTLRVEMHFLPDVYVRCEQCSGLRYNRETLEIQYRGHSIADVLSLTADDALQLLAAFTPIRDRLAGLRRVGLGYLELGQSARTLSGGEAQRLKLAKELQRRASGRALYLLDEPTTGLHFSDVAVLLSVLRELVSAGNTVVVVEHHLDLIAAADYIVDLGPEGGGQGGRVVASGTPDDLMRAPSSHTGRYLRAHESRVRRQPAFAKAIAEHDAGGEPSPGS; encoded by the coding sequence GGCAGCGGCCACCGAGCGACAATCCGCGCTCGACCGTTGGCACCGCCACAGAGATCTACGACTACCTGCGCCTGCTCTTCGCCCGCGTCGGTCAACCGCACTGTCCGAAGTGCGACCGCCCGATCACCTGCTTCACCGTGCAGCAGATCGTGGACCGCGTCTTGGCGCTGCCCGAAGGTACGCGATTCAGCGTCCAGGCGCCGGTGCTCAGTCGAAGCCGGGGCGACCCGGCGCAGAAGCTGGACGAATTGCGGCGCCAGGGCTTCGTGCGCGTGACGATAGACGGTCAGGCTTTCAGTCTGGATGAGATCCCGGGCAACGACCTGAAACGGTGCCACGACCTCGACGTCCTTGTCGATCGGCTATCGGTGAAGCCTGGCGTGCGCCAGCGGCTTACGGAGGCTGTCGAGCTGGCCCTGAACGTTGCCAACGACGTAGTGCGCATCGCGCCGGCTGGCCTTGCGTCCATGACGATGTCGGCGAAGCTCGCCTGTATTCCATGCGGCGAAGTAGTGCCGGAGCTGTCGCCCCGCTCGTTTTCCTTCAACAGCCCGGCCGGGGCCTGCCCGGATTGCAGCGGCCTGGGCGTCCAATTGCACTTCGACCCGGCCCTCATCGTCCCCGATCCAACCCTGAGCCTGCAGGACGGCGCAATCGCGCCCTGGGGACCCGCGAACGGTATTGCCTACCGCCGCATGCTCAAGCGCTTGATCACGGCATACGGGGTCGATGCGGCGGTACCGTGGCAGTCGCTCGACGAGCGGCTCAGGAATCGCATACTGCACGGCGACGTGCAACAGTCCGGTCGCGGGGGGCATCCCGGTGTGATCGCCGAATTGAGCCGGCGAGGTCGGCGCCACGAGCTGGGGCAAGCTGGGCTCGAGGGGCGCGACGATGCGCCTGCCGCGCTGCATGCCTGCGCCCGCACGGAGGTCTGCCGAGCTTGCGCGGGGGCGCGTCTCAGACCTGAAGCGCTCCACGTAAGGGTCGCGGGCAAGAGCATAGCCGACCTGGCTGGGGCGAACCTGGCCGAGGCGCTGCAGTCTCTAGCTTCGATCGAGCTCGGCCCCCGCGCGGCGGCGATGGCGCAACAGCCCCTCGACGCGGTGATCACTCGGCTGAGATTGCTCGTCGATCTGGGCCTCTCCTACCTGTCGCTCGATCGTCCCACCGCGACGCTGTCGAGCGGCGAGGCGGAGCGCTCACGGCTTGTAACGCAGCTCGGCTCCGGGTTGGTTGGAGTGCTGTACGTGCTCGACGAACCCTCCATCGGACTGCACGCGCGCGACCACGCCAGGTTGCTGCAGGCGCTCGCCAACCTGCGCGACCGAGGCAACACCGTCCTGGTGGTCGAGCACGACGAAGATACGATCCTCGCCGCAGATTGGATAGCGGACATGGGTCCCGGCGCCGGTCGCCAGGGCGGCCGTCTGGTCGCAGCGGGCACTCCGGATCAGATCGCTCACGACCCGCAGTCGCCGACAGGCCAGTATCTTGCCGGGCGCAAGCGGGTAGACTGCATCGCACAAGAAGAGCGGCGCCACAAAGGCTGGCTGACGATCGACAACGCCTCGATCCACAATCTCAAGGAGCCACGTGTCAAACTGCCCTTGGGTGCCCTGTGTTGCGTGACGGGGGTGAGCGGGAGCGGCAAGTCGTCCCTGGTGATGGACACGTTGCTGCCGCTGGCTCGCGAGCGGCTGCACAACGCGCGCGCGGCGCCAGGTGGAGCGGTCATCCGTGGCCTCGAGGGCCTAGACCGGGTGGTGCATGTGGATCAGAGACCGATCGGCCGCACACCGCGGTCCAATCCGGCGACCTACACCGGCGTGCTCACGGCACTGCGCGAGGTGTTTGCAGCGCTTCCAGAAGCCCGTGCTCGTGGCTACACCCCTGGTCGCTTCAGCTTCAACGCGAAGGGCGGCCGCTGCGAGGCTTGTCAGGGTGATGGGACCTTGCGGGTCGAGATGCACTTTCTGCCCGATGTGTACGTGCGCTGCGAGCAATGCTCGGGGCTTCGCTACAATCGTGAGACGCTCGAGATCCAGTACCGAGGCCACAGCATCGCGGACGTGTTGTCGCTGACCGCAGACGACGCTCTGCAACTGCTGGCCGCGTTCACGCCCATACGTGATCGGCTCGCCGGCCTTCGACGAGTGGGCCTTGGTTATCTGGAGCTCGGCCAGAGCGCGCGCACGCTGTCCGGGGGCGAGGCCCAACGACTCAAGCTCGCCAAGGAGCTTCAGCGGCGCGCAAGTGGACGTGCCCTCTACCTGTTGGACGAGCCCACGACCGGACTGCATTTCAGCGATGTAGCCGTCCTCTTGAGCGTGCTGCGCGAGTTGGTGAGCGCCGGCAACACGGTGGTTGTGGTCGAGCACCATTTGGATCTGATCGCGGCGGCAGACTACATCGTCGACCTGGGCCCGGAAGGGGGCGGTCAGGGGGGTCGAGTGGTTGCCAGCGGAACTCCGGACGACCTCATGCGGGCTCCGAGCTCGCACACCGGGCGCTACCTGCGGGCGCACGAATCCCGAGTCCGCCGCCAGCCAGCGTTTGCGAAGGCAATCGCAGAGCACGACGCCGGTGGGGAACCGAGCCCCGGCTCATGA
- a CDS encoding GNAT family N-acetyltransferase: MTREADIRIRYLADTQDALATLVDWFVDEWRPYYGSDGPGNAEADLRESMNRDALPICLVAATDAGDIAGCISLKSESISHPELTPWGAAFLVAPTYRRQGIGTMLVAALEKEARRLGFSQLYMSTDAATRIVERRGWRAFDTTESLRGTITVYSVYLESELPNL; this comes from the coding sequence ATGACTCGCGAGGCGGACATCCGAATCCGGTATCTCGCGGACACGCAGGATGCTCTGGCAACGTTGGTTGATTGGTTCGTCGATGAGTGGCGCCCTTACTACGGATCCGATGGACCAGGGAACGCCGAAGCGGACCTTCGGGAATCGATGAACCGAGATGCACTTCCTATCTGTCTTGTCGCGGCTACTGATGCCGGGGACATCGCCGGCTGCATCTCGCTCAAGTCGGAGTCGATTTCACACCCGGAGTTGACGCCCTGGGGCGCGGCGTTTCTCGTTGCTCCAACCTATCGGCGTCAAGGGATCGGCACGATGTTGGTGGCTGCTCTAGAAAAAGAGGCCCGGCGGCTCGGCTTCAGTCAGCTCTACATGTCGACCGACGCCGCGACGCGCATCGTTGAACGGCGGGGCTGGCGCGCGTTCGACACGACCGAATCCCTCCGGGGGACAATCACCGTCTACTCAGTATATCTCGAGTCCGAGCTGCCAAACTTGTGA